A part of Acidobacteriota bacterium genomic DNA contains:
- a CDS encoding tryptophan 7-halogenase, which translates to MTASQKASQYDGIIVGGGPAGALAARQLALAGLRPLVLEKHRHPRFHIGESLLPRTLQQLRELGLEERLQQIPHVPKLGGEFLIGHAEDPPVRIWFRDALGRSCGESVNLARAPFDEMLLEAAREAGAEVREDCAVRSILRLEDGDVAVDTEEGEFRGQYLIDASGQATVVGRHLGTRQVLPRLKKVAYYGHFRGVRRQPGPEGGFISIIMCEEGWFWIIPLDDETTSIGLVLHHGDARKLPVPAHQVLGWAVRRCPALWQRCEQASFPERNHVTADFSYTCRPFAGPGYFLTGDAATFVDPVFSTGVCMGMMSAQRAAEHVTALVQRRGAGAESRRRSYRRYIERSSKPFFRLVDQFYEPAFRELLLNEEGPFQVHRALISLLAGNVFPRPIRSVRWRLHLFNLFVALQRRVPLTPRHRPFALFSAGDESSPQPPLQHSSVLT; encoded by the coding sequence GTGACCGCTTCCCAGAAGGCCTCACAATACGATGGGATCATCGTCGGCGGCGGCCCCGCCGGCGCCCTCGCCGCCCGCCAGCTCGCCCTCGCCGGCCTCCGGCCGTTGGTTCTGGAGAAGCATCGCCACCCCCGCTTCCACATCGGTGAGTCGCTGCTCCCGCGCACCCTGCAACAACTGCGGGAGCTAGGCCTGGAGGAGCGGCTGCAGCAGATCCCCCACGTCCCCAAGCTGGGAGGCGAGTTCCTCATCGGCCACGCTGAGGATCCGCCGGTGCGCATCTGGTTTCGGGACGCCCTGGGCCGAAGCTGTGGGGAATCCGTCAACCTCGCCCGGGCCCCCTTCGACGAGATGCTCCTGGAGGCAGCCCGGGAAGCCGGCGCCGAGGTGCGGGAAGACTGTGCCGTGCGCTCCATCCTGCGGCTCGAGGACGGCGACGTGGCGGTGGACACCGAGGAAGGCGAATTCCGCGGCCAATACCTCATCGACGCCAGCGGCCAGGCGACGGTGGTGGGCCGCCATCTGGGTACCCGGCAGGTTCTGCCGAGGCTCAAGAAAGTCGCCTACTACGGACACTTCCGCGGTGTTCGCCGACAGCCCGGCCCGGAAGGCGGCTTCATCAGCATCATCATGTGCGAGGAGGGATGGTTCTGGATCATTCCTTTGGACGACGAGACCACCAGCATCGGCCTGGTGCTCCATCACGGCGACGCCCGGAAGCTGCCGGTACCGGCGCACCAAGTACTGGGCTGGGCGGTTCGCCGCTGCCCCGCCCTCTGGCAGCGCTGCGAACAAGCCTCCTTCCCCGAGCGCAACCACGTCACCGCCGACTTCAGCTACACCTGCCGCCCCTTCGCCGGCCCGGGGTACTTCCTCACCGGCGACGCCGCCACCTTCGTCGATCCCGTCTTCTCCACCGGAGTCTGCATGGGCATGATGTCGGCGCAGCGTGCGGCGGAGCACGTGACGGCACTGGTCCAGCGCCGCGGTGCCGGCGCAGAATCGCGGCGCCGTTCCTATCGGCGGTACATCGAGCGCAGCTCCAAGCCGTTCTTCCGGCTGGTGGATCAATTCTACGAACCGGCCTTCCGCGAGCTGCTGCTCAACGAAGAGGGTCCCTTCCAGGTTCACCGGGCACTGATCAGCCTGCTCGCCGGCAACGTCTTCCCCCGACCGATCCGGTCCGTGCGCTGGCGCCTGCACCTTTTCAACCTCTTCGTAGCCCTCCAGCGGCGCGTGCCATTGACGCCTCGGCACCGCCCCTTCGCCCTCTTCTCCGCCGGTGACGAGAGCTCTCCGCAGCCGCCGCTTCAGCACTCCTCTGTGTTAACCTGA
- a CDS encoding diguanylate cyclase: MMNRVPHLGVGDVLTLEPSALFETLGVAVIVSDLQGTPKLVNQRARELLQISQDDLREAIRGKATMAAWLVPSPAAAAAGRTGEDLWRELAEVARFGRVEERHVHCRRGPKDTFAAALTVSPVHGGTNNPETAPGNGGTLGFTLVLHELTAGRELEQRALQLAEELETARARWDRFALTDELTGLSNDRGFRQDLNRELKRAARLRNPLSLLLIKVVGFDNFPHERGALAADQLLQHVARLLVANGRETDFVARYRGDDFAVLLPDTHRDGSQVWAQRLHRAFVVASWAPPELSLNVGIATQPAPPLGGFDDDPSQGLIDDANRALHTARGRKPQAICHAAELPL; encoded by the coding sequence ATGATGAACCGTGTCCCGCACCTGGGTGTCGGTGACGTGCTCACCCTGGAGCCATCGGCGCTTTTCGAGACTCTCGGCGTCGCCGTCATCGTCAGCGACCTGCAGGGAACTCCCAAGCTGGTCAACCAACGAGCCCGGGAGCTGCTGCAGATTTCCCAGGACGATCTACGGGAGGCCATCCGCGGCAAAGCGACCATGGCGGCCTGGCTGGTGCCCAGCCCCGCGGCCGCCGCGGCCGGGCGCACCGGCGAAGACCTGTGGCGAGAGCTCGCTGAAGTGGCCCGCTTCGGCCGGGTGGAGGAGCGCCACGTGCACTGCCGGCGCGGCCCCAAGGACACCTTCGCCGCCGCCCTCACCGTCAGTCCGGTGCACGGTGGGACCAACAACCCCGAGACCGCTCCGGGAAACGGCGGGACCCTGGGCTTCACCCTGGTGCTCCACGAGCTCACCGCCGGCCGCGAGCTCGAGCAGCGGGCTCTCCAACTGGCGGAGGAGCTGGAGACGGCTCGGGCTCGCTGGGACCGTTTTGCCCTCACCGACGAGCTCACCGGGCTTTCCAACGACCGCGGCTTCCGCCAGGACCTCAATCGCGAGCTCAAACGCGCCGCCCGCCTGCGCAATCCTCTCTCGCTGCTCTTGATCAAAGTGGTGGGGTTCGACAACTTCCCCCACGAGCGTGGCGCTCTGGCGGCGGATCAGCTCCTCCAGCACGTGGCACGGCTGCTGGTCGCCAATGGCCGGGAGACCGATTTCGTGGCCCGCTACCGCGGCGACGACTTCGCCGTGTTGCTCCCGGACACCCACCGCGACGGCAGCCAGGTGTGGGCTCAGCGACTGCACCGAGCCTTCGTCGTCGCCAGCTGGGCACCGCCGGAGCTGAGCCTCAACGTCGGCATCGCGACCCAGCCAGCGCCGCCCCTGGGAGGATTTGACGACGATCCTTCCCAAGGATTGATCGACGACGCCAATCGCGCCTTGCACACAGCCCGCGGGCGCAAGCCCCAGGCCATCTGTCACGCGGCGGAGCTGCCGCTTTGA
- a CDS encoding cytochrome c3 family protein — protein sequence MPVSFQHRLFSILILALGLLLTACGGEGVEPPEPSPSTSEAPVVSSDREEPPSQAATPAVLRREDVPASMRSCFGCHRDVVADYLRHGMAASVGPVGEPEGGSVRQPATDTTYELTSGPGGAWLTARRDDGGQRRQRLVGRIGAGIFDISWVGEEVSPHDGQGTGRLFFAPVETVSGHGLELSPFEHHEGAAGLDMALTAQCLDCHTVDRLEQLPGAATRDEHVFPPNALGANAFEHLEPLGCGVCHGETQRHVEIMAGLVDDVDVGEVGLQRLGRLPPAQQRDTCARCHLQGDARLRLVETVDWEKPQAGQWPVLVPQEQDDDFRFVGQLERLVLSPCFQQSPEMTCTTCHAAHQGVAQQGLERLEAACVDCHQGLATGHAGGLTVEQVAGNPARTEAGCVDCHVRRSQPFDLPHVRTADHFIRSRIPLPEDDIPHRQFADPQGPLEIYDDGRLAAMLNAAGEAADGERWRAGVTAMGLMTLGRFEEAAELFDRFPAPGSAAARRPTAPEGLPPLETFVSFHQMRALSFQTRGDRVSALAAYDDALALDPSAPGPRLARARLKLDLEDFVGAVQDSQWIIDRYPQAEAPWDLRAQLALRLNDPRLAAEALETSLEIWPPRAIQWLRLAKLQMALGRPQDARESLDRAYLLEPSLPGLQEALEQISPGG from the coding sequence ATGCCTGTATCTTTCCAACATCGTCTGTTCTCGATTCTGATCCTGGCCCTCGGACTGCTGCTGACGGCATGCGGCGGCGAGGGCGTCGAGCCGCCGGAGCCTTCCCCTTCGACCAGCGAAGCGCCGGTGGTTTCTTCGGACCGGGAGGAGCCGCCGAGCCAGGCCGCGACCCCGGCGGTGCTGCGGCGCGAGGACGTACCCGCTTCCATGCGCTCCTGCTTCGGCTGTCATCGGGACGTGGTGGCGGACTATCTTCGCCACGGCATGGCCGCCAGCGTCGGGCCGGTGGGAGAGCCCGAGGGCGGCAGCGTGCGCCAGCCCGCCACCGACACCACCTACGAGCTGACCTCCGGCCCCGGCGGCGCCTGGCTCACCGCTCGGCGGGATGACGGCGGCCAGCGCCGGCAGCGGCTGGTGGGGCGCATCGGAGCGGGCATCTTCGATATCTCCTGGGTCGGTGAAGAGGTGAGCCCCCACGACGGCCAGGGTACCGGCCGGCTTTTCTTCGCGCCGGTGGAGACGGTGAGTGGCCACGGCTTGGAGCTGTCTCCCTTCGAACATCACGAGGGTGCCGCGGGCCTGGACATGGCCCTCACCGCCCAATGCCTCGACTGTCACACCGTCGACCGGCTGGAGCAGCTGCCCGGCGCCGCCACCCGGGACGAGCACGTCTTCCCTCCCAACGCCCTTGGCGCCAACGCCTTCGAGCACCTGGAGCCCCTGGGCTGCGGCGTCTGCCACGGCGAGACCCAGCGCCACGTCGAGATCATGGCCGGTTTGGTGGACGACGTGGACGTGGGGGAGGTGGGGCTCCAGCGGCTGGGGCGCCTGCCCCCTGCTCAGCAGCGGGACACCTGTGCCCGCTGTCATCTCCAGGGGGATGCCCGGCTGCGGCTGGTGGAGACGGTGGACTGGGAGAAGCCTCAGGCGGGGCAGTGGCCGGTGCTGGTGCCCCAGGAGCAGGACGACGACTTCCGCTTCGTCGGCCAGCTGGAGCGGCTGGTGCTGTCGCCGTGCTTCCAGCAGTCCCCGGAGATGACCTGCACCACCTGCCACGCCGCCCACCAGGGGGTGGCTCAGCAGGGATTGGAGCGCTTGGAGGCGGCCTGCGTGGACTGTCACCAGGGGTTGGCTACCGGGCATGCCGGAGGCCTCACGGTGGAGCAGGTAGCGGGCAATCCGGCACGCACGGAGGCGGGCTGCGTGGACTGCCACGTACGCCGCAGCCAGCCCTTCGATCTACCCCACGTGCGTACCGCCGATCACTTCATCCGTTCGCGCATTCCGCTGCCGGAGGACGACATCCCTCACCGCCAATTCGCCGATCCCCAGGGGCCCTTGGAGATCTACGACGACGGCCGGCTGGCGGCAATGTTGAACGCTGCCGGCGAGGCCGCCGATGGCGAGCGCTGGCGGGCCGGGGTGACGGCCATGGGGCTGATGACCCTGGGGCGCTTCGAGGAGGCGGCGGAGCTCTTCGACCGCTTCCCGGCACCGGGGAGCGCCGCGGCGCGCCGGCCGACGGCTCCGGAGGGGCTGCCGCCGCTGGAGACCTTCGTCTCCTTCCACCAGATGCGCGCCCTGTCGTTCCAGACCCGCGGCGACCGCGTCTCGGCGCTGGCGGCCTATGACGACGCCTTGGCCCTGGACCCTTCAGCGCCGGGACCGCGGCTGGCCCGGGCCCGGCTGAAGCTGGATCTGGAGGATTTCGTTGGCGCGGTGCAGGACAGCCAATGGATCATCGACCGCTATCCCCAGGCGGAGGCGCCGTGGGATCTACGGGCCCAGCTGGCCCTGCGGCTCAACGACCCCCGGCTGGCCGCCGAAGCGCTGGAGACCTCGTTGGAGATCTGGCCGCCGCGGGCGATTCAATGGCTGCGGCTGGCCAAGCTGCAGATGGCTCTCGGCCGGCCTCAGGACGCCCGCGAATCCCTCGACCGGGCGTATTTGCTCGAGCCGTCCCTCCCGGGCCTGCAGGAGGCGCTGGAGCAGATCAGCCCCGGTGGCTGA
- a CDS encoding Ldh family oxidoreductase — protein sequence MSSQRYSPHRLYRAMTGALLRRGVSERHAAYVADGLLEASLRGVDTHGVRLFATYLSELDGGRAKARPELSWTSGAPATRVLDAGGALGLVAGRIGCDAAVELAKEHGVGVVVVKNSNHFGPASYYTLQMARAGAIGFSCTNSDALVAPFSGRDPFIGTNPLSLAALGNDGDTFCADLATSQISYSKVKHKLRQGEALESGWAVAEDGTDAGGQSEGQVAALKPLGGYKGQCLGMMVEVLSAVLAGEPLDHELSHLYEPPYDRPRRVAHFFLAMDLPAFTDPDAFRGRLSSLCRQVRDQDAVGDEPVVVPGDPEAASTTERRQQGIPLLDSEVSWLPAEEKLAEEEAAKRNEQRH from the coding sequence ATGAGCTCCCAACGTTATTCGCCCCATCGTCTGTACCGGGCCATGACCGGCGCGCTGCTGCGCCGGGGGGTCTCCGAACGTCACGCCGCCTACGTCGCCGACGGTTTGCTGGAGGCGTCCCTGCGCGGTGTGGACACCCACGGCGTGCGGCTCTTCGCCACCTATCTGTCGGAGCTCGACGGCGGTCGGGCCAAGGCCCGGCCGGAGCTTTCCTGGACCTCCGGTGCGCCGGCCACGCGGGTACTCGACGCCGGTGGGGCGCTGGGGTTGGTGGCCGGGCGCATCGGCTGTGACGCGGCGGTGGAGCTGGCCAAGGAGCACGGGGTCGGCGTGGTGGTGGTGAAGAATTCCAATCACTTCGGCCCGGCCTCCTACTACACGCTGCAGATGGCTCGCGCCGGCGCCATCGGGTTCTCCTGCACCAACAGCGATGCCCTGGTGGCGCCGTTCAGCGGCCGTGACCCGTTTATCGGCACCAATCCTCTGAGTCTGGCGGCATTGGGCAATGACGGCGACACGTTCTGCGCCGACCTGGCCACCAGCCAGATCTCCTACTCCAAGGTCAAGCACAAGCTGCGTCAGGGGGAGGCGCTGGAGTCCGGCTGGGCGGTGGCGGAGGACGGCACCGACGCCGGTGGCCAGAGCGAGGGGCAGGTCGCTGCCCTCAAGCCCCTAGGGGGCTATAAGGGCCAGTGCTTGGGGATGATGGTGGAGGTGCTGTCGGCGGTGCTCGCCGGGGAGCCGTTGGACCACGAGCTTAGCCATCTCTACGAGCCCCCCTACGACCGGCCGCGGCGGGTGGCGCACTTCTTCCTCGCCATGGACCTGCCGGCGTTCACCGATCCGGACGCCTTCCGGGGCCGCCTGAGCTCCCTATGCCGTCAGGTGCGGGACCAGGACGCCGTCGGCGACGAGCCGGTGGTGGTACCGGGAGACCCGGAAGCCGCGAGCACCACCGAGCGCCGTCAGCAGGGCATTCCCCTTCTCGACAGCGAGGTGTCGTGGCTGCCCGCCGAGGAGAAGCTGGCCGAGGAGGAAGCCGCGAAGAGGAACGAGCAGCGGCACTGA
- a CDS encoding PLP-dependent aminotransferase family protein, whose translation MQVSVKDCFSDPILNVMNFLNEVVLDYPQAISFAPGRPAEDFFNVEDSLGEIQDFVRYRAARKKWSEEKVYADLGQYNKTNGIIQELIAEQLKLDEGIEVDPSSILVTSGCQEGMAILLAGLFDPARDVLLSSDPTYIGITGLAKILGVPVHPLPCGEHGLEPEVVERAVAEVRSQGKNPRALYDVPDFNNPLGTSMPLESRQKILDIARREDVLVFEDNPYGMFAYDGESRPTLKSLDRHRSVIYLGSFSKTLFPGLRVGFLVVDQECRVEGSPADAAKTSPLVEVLSQVKSLTTVNTPPLLQAVVGGTLVRSGGSLKPLMKEKIAFYGANRDHMLAALEQRFGAGSEIAAAGYGGKVTWNRPEGGFFMTMDLPFEFDVRALRTCAAEYGVIVSPVSFFALSPGRERQIRLAFSYVTPEQIDQGIERLAGFIGARLEELGEEMGEPVKEKESVV comes from the coding sequence ATGCAGGTAAGCGTCAAGGATTGTTTTTCCGATCCCATTCTCAACGTCATGAACTTCCTCAACGAGGTGGTGCTGGACTATCCCCAGGCTATCTCCTTCGCCCCGGGGCGGCCCGCCGAGGATTTCTTCAACGTCGAGGACAGCCTGGGGGAGATCCAGGATTTCGTTCGCTATCGGGCGGCGCGGAAGAAGTGGAGTGAGGAGAAGGTCTACGCCGACCTGGGGCAGTACAACAAGACCAACGGCATCATCCAGGAGCTCATCGCGGAGCAGCTCAAGCTGGACGAGGGCATCGAGGTGGATCCGTCCTCGATCCTCGTCACCTCCGGCTGTCAGGAGGGCATGGCCATCCTGCTCGCCGGGCTCTTCGATCCGGCGCGAGACGTGCTGCTGTCGTCGGATCCCACCTACATCGGCATCACCGGGCTGGCGAAGATCCTCGGCGTGCCGGTGCATCCCCTGCCCTGCGGCGAACACGGGCTCGAACCGGAGGTCGTCGAACGGGCGGTGGCGGAGGTGCGGAGTCAGGGGAAGAATCCCCGCGCTCTCTACGATGTGCCCGACTTCAACAATCCCCTGGGAACCAGCATGCCTTTGGAGAGTCGTCAGAAGATTCTCGATATCGCTCGCCGCGAGGACGTGTTGGTCTTCGAGGACAATCCCTACGGGATGTTCGCCTACGATGGCGAATCCCGGCCCACCCTCAAGAGCCTGGACCGGCACCGCTCGGTGATCTATTTGGGGTCTTTCTCCAAGACTCTGTTCCCGGGCTTGCGGGTCGGCTTCTTGGTGGTGGATCAGGAGTGCCGCGTGGAGGGTTCGCCAGCGGACGCAGCCAAGACCTCGCCGCTGGTGGAGGTGCTGTCTCAGGTCAAGAGCCTGACCACGGTGAACACGCCGCCGCTGTTGCAGGCGGTGGTGGGGGGGACGTTGGTGCGGAGCGGCGGATCTCTGAAGCCGCTGATGAAGGAGAAGATCGCCTTCTACGGCGCCAACCGGGACCACATGCTGGCGGCCCTGGAGCAGCGCTTCGGCGCCGGCTCCGAGATCGCCGCCGCCGGCTACGGTGGCAAGGTGACCTGGAATCGGCCGGAGGGGGGCTTTTTCATGACTATGGACCTGCCCTTCGAATTCGATGTCCGGGCGCTGCGCACCTGTGCCGCGGAATATGGGGTGATCGTCAGTCCCGTTTCCTTCTTCGCCCTCAGCCCGGGGCGCGAGCGGCAGATCCGATTGGCCTTCAGCTATGTCACGCCGGAGCAGATCGACCAGGGCATCGAGCGGCTGGCGGGCTTCATCGGAGCGCGCCTCGAGGAGCTGGGCGAGGAAATGGGCGAGCCAGTGAAGGAGAAGGAGAGCGTGGTATGA
- a CDS encoding NADP-dependent oxidoreductase, with protein MPHQNLQVRLAARPVGLPKESDFEIIERPIEEPGDGEVLVRNVYLSLDPAMRGWMDDRKSYIAPVKIGDVMRGLTVGVVEASGHPEFGPGDAVQGTLGWQEYARVEARELTRVPPGVPLRVALGPLGMTGLTAYFGLLDVGQLQEGDRVLVSAAAGAVGSMVGQIAKLHGCEVVGTAGTDEKCRWLEDELGFDAVINYKTAAQTHDSLHGALAEACPKGIDVYFDNVGGEMLDAALRLLRRNARVVICGAISQYNATEPVPGPANYLSLLVNRARMEGFLVFDYADRFAEGVKKLGGWLQEGKLRYREEVVEGLENAPRALLRLFDGKKSGKLMVQVAPEPAPQG; from the coding sequence ATGCCTCATCAGAACCTCCAGGTGCGCCTGGCGGCGCGGCCCGTTGGGCTGCCCAAGGAGAGTGATTTCGAGATCATCGAGCGACCCATTGAGGAGCCGGGAGACGGAGAGGTGTTGGTGCGCAACGTCTATCTGTCGCTGGATCCGGCCATGCGCGGGTGGATGGATGATCGCAAGAGCTATATCGCGCCGGTGAAGATCGGCGACGTCATGCGGGGTCTCACCGTCGGGGTGGTGGAGGCTTCCGGACATCCAGAGTTCGGGCCCGGGGACGCGGTGCAGGGCACCCTCGGCTGGCAGGAGTATGCGCGGGTCGAGGCCCGCGAGCTCACCCGAGTGCCGCCGGGGGTGCCCCTACGGGTCGCTTTGGGGCCCCTGGGGATGACCGGCCTCACCGCCTATTTCGGTCTCCTCGACGTCGGTCAGCTGCAGGAAGGGGATCGGGTACTGGTCTCCGCCGCCGCCGGAGCTGTGGGATCGATGGTGGGGCAGATCGCCAAGCTCCACGGCTGTGAGGTGGTGGGAACCGCTGGGACGGACGAGAAGTGTCGCTGGCTCGAGGACGAGCTGGGCTTTGATGCGGTGATCAACTACAAGACCGCGGCGCAGACCCACGACAGCCTCCATGGCGCCCTCGCCGAGGCCTGCCCCAAGGGCATCGACGTCTATTTCGACAATGTCGGCGGCGAAATGTTGGATGCGGCCTTGCGGCTGCTGCGGCGCAACGCCCGGGTGGTCATCTGTGGTGCCATCTCCCAATACAACGCCACCGAGCCGGTGCCCGGCCCGGCCAATTATCTGTCTTTGCTGGTCAATCGTGCGCGCATGGAGGGCTTCCTGGTCTTCGACTATGCCGATCGCTTCGCCGAGGGCGTGAAAAAGCTGGGGGGGTGGTTGCAGGAAGGCAAGCTGCGCTACCGCGAGGAGGTGGTGGAGGGGCTGGAGAACGCTCCTCGGGCTCTGCTGCGCCTCTTCGACGGCAAGAAGAGCGGAAAGCTGATGGTGCAGGTAGCGCCGGAGCCGGCGCCTCAGGGGTAG
- a CDS encoding toxin-antitoxin system HicB family antitoxin produces MATVTVRLPDEKHERLKQLAKRHGISLNKLFEELSTTALAEFDVETRFRARAQRGSADRGLELLDRLDRAEAKQ; encoded by the coding sequence ATGGCCACCGTCACCGTCCGCCTCCCCGACGAAAAACACGAGCGCCTCAAGCAGCTCGCCAAACGCCATGGAATCAGCTTGAACAAGCTCTTTGAGGAACTCTCCACCACGGCTCTGGCCGAGTTCGACGTGGAGACTCGGTTCCGGGCGCGGGCTCAGCGCGGATCTGCGGATCGGGGGTTGGAGCTGCTAGATCGGCTTGATCGGGCTGAGGCGAAGCAGTAG
- a CDS encoding putative toxin-antitoxin system toxin component, PIN family codes for MRIVVDTSVFVNAVLGREGSASRQVLRHCLLRELQPMMGIALFLEYEDVTHRPELTKRSPLTATEIDELLDAFASVCQWTNIYYLWRPNLTDEGDHHLLELAVASGAEAIVTQNVRHLRSGELQFPQIQILRPADLLKEL; via the coding sequence GTGCGGATAGTCGTAGACACCAGCGTCTTCGTGAACGCCGTTCTCGGCCGAGAAGGCAGCGCTAGTCGTCAGGTGCTACGCCATTGCCTCTTGCGGGAGCTACAGCCCATGATGGGCATTGCCTTGTTCTTAGAATACGAGGATGTGACTCACCGACCGGAGCTCACGAAGAGATCTCCTCTCACGGCTACCGAGATTGATGAGCTGCTTGATGCCTTCGCTAGCGTTTGCCAGTGGACGAACATCTACTACCTCTGGAGACCGAACCTGACCGACGAAGGGGATCACCACCTCCTCGAGTTGGCCGTGGCATCCGGGGCGGAAGCCATCGTGACCCAGAACGTCCGCCACTTGCGGAGCGGCGAGCTCCAGTTTCCGCAGATCCAGATCCTTCGCCCGGCAGACTTGCTCAAGGAGCTTTGA